The DNA window CACGAGAGTCTGGGGGATTCCGATACGGGTCAACATCTCGCTGCTCGTCTTCCTGCCGGTCCTTGCCTGGCTCATCGGCAGCGGAGCCCAGATAGCGGCCTACGCTGGCATCGTCGGCGCGCTCGCCGGCACCGAACTGGACATCTCGGTCCTGCTGGCGGGGTCGACGCCGTGGGTCGTCGGCACCCTCGCCGCCGTCGGACTGTTCGTCAGCGTCACACTGCACGAACTGGGCCACGCCTGGGCGGGGATGCGCTACGACCTGGAGGTCGAGTCTATCACGCTGTGGATTCTCGGCGGGCTGGCCAGCTTCAAGACGTTCCCCCGTGAGTGGCAAAAGGAGTTCTGGATCGCCGTCGCGGGGCCGATAACGAGCGTTCTCACCGGTGTGGCCTGTTACGCCATCCTGGTCGCCCTGCCGGCCAACGCGACGGTGGCGCTGTTCGTCGTCGGCTGGCTCGCGGTGACGAACCTCGTCCTCGCGGGGTTCAACATGTTGCCGGCGTTCCCGATGGACGGCGGGCGCGTGCTCCGGTCGCTGCTTGCGCGGAAGCGGTCCTACGCTTCGGCGACCCGCACTGCCTCCCGCATCGGGACCTCCTTTGCCATCCTCTTTGCCGTCGTCGGCGTGCTCAACTTCGCGCCGATGTTGCTGCTGCTGGCGCTGTTCATCTACGCCGCGGCCAGCGGCGAGTCCCGGACCGTCGCGCTGGCGGACCTCCTGGAGGGGTTGACCGTCGGCGATGTCGCCAGCCCGACGCGGCTCACCATCGACGCCGACGCCACCGTCGAGGAGCTGGTCGACCGGATGTTCGCCGAGCGCTCGACGGAGTTCACCGTCACGCAGGCCGGCGAGGTGGTCGGCGTCGTCACCGTCGCGGACTTCAAGGAGCTCTCGAAGGCCCAGCGCGAGGCCGACACCGTCGCCGACCTGATGGTGACCGACCTCCCGCGGCTCGATTCGGCGATGTCCGCCTTCGACGCGCTGGTCGAACTCGACACCGGCAGGGCGACGTCCGCGCTCGTCGAGAGTCCCGAGGGCACCCACGTCGTCTCCCGCGAGGACTTCACCTCGGCGATGGAGATGCGCCGGCTGGAGCGGGCCGACGGGCCGTTCTAGTCGGCTCCGCTCGCGCTCTCCTCACCCAGTAGTGCCCGGGCCGACGCGACGCCGAGGAATCGCGGGACCCGCTCGGCGTACCGTTCGTACTCTCGACCGTACTGTTCGCGGAGCCAGGGCTCCTCGGCGAAGGGGAGGACGAACCAGGTGACCAGCGCGACGGCACAGAGTGCCATCGCCAGCGGGGTGGCCGCGAGGACGGCGAACGCGACCGTCGCGACGATGTAACAGACGTACTGCGGGTTGCGCGAGTAGCGGTACCAGCCGCCGGTTCGCAACTCCCCTTCCAGACCGCTCGTCTCCTCGGTGCCCAGGTCAGACCCGGCCACGAGCGCACCCGCGAACGTGACGACGAACACCGTCCCGGCGACCGCCTGGAGGCCGAGTGGCGCGCCGAGGCTGTTCCAGCCGGCGTAGGCGACGTACAGCAGGGCGACGTTGTGGACTGGTTCCAACCCCCAGTGGAGGTAGAACTGCCAGTTACGCTCGCCAAAGGGGTAGAAGTCGGTCCAGCCGAGCGCGCTCGTTACCGTCCCGACCAGGTTCGTCCCCTTCGCGAGGGCGCCCAGGACCGCCGCGACGACTGCCATCGAGAGTTCCATGAGCGGTCGTTTACCGTCGACGCCGGAGGCTGTTCTCACGAACTGACTAGGGAATTTAAATATGCACCCGGTCGTCGGGCCGCTGTGAAGTATCTCGACGTCACCATGCGCCAGCCCGGCTGGATGCTCCACCCGATGCAGGAGTTCATCCGCGACGAGGACCACGTCGACTACGAGGAGCTCCAGGCCTGGACCGGGATGGCCAGCGAGCGGCCCGTCGAGTACGTCCTCTTCTACGTCGAGGCCGACCGTGAGCCCTACGAGGCGGCGCTTGCCGGCGTCGACTCCATCCGGTGGTACGACCTGACTGAAATCGACGACGACGCCTTCTACGTCTACATCTGCCAGGAGACCAGAGACGAGGACATCTCCTGGCGCCGGGCCTTTGCCGACCTGAACGTCGCGCCCGTCCCGCCCGTGGTGTACGACAGCGACGCCAGTTTCCACATGACGCTCGTGGGCACCGGCGCGGACCTCCAGGCGATGCTTTCGGACCTGCCTGACGACATCGACGTGACCGTCGAGGCAATCGGCGAGTACGACCGCCGGCACGCGCCGGTCGTCGGCGACCTCACCGCCCGCCAGCTGGAGGCCGCCGAGACTGCCGCGGCGCTTGGGTTCTACGAGGTGCCCCGGGAGGCCGGCGTCGCCGACGTAGCGAGCGCACTCGACTGCGCCGAGAGCACGGCCTCGACCCTGTTGCAGGAAGCCGAGGCGCGTGTCATGCGCCGACTCGTCGGCCGGTACAGCCGCCGGGCGCTCGACGAGCGGTAGCTACAAACCCTCGGGTCACACAGCAGGGGACGATGCAGTCAGGTCTCGTCGAGACGATATCGTCGGTCGGCGGCTCGGACCCGCTGGTGCTGGGACTGCTCGGCGGGCTGGTCATCGCCGGGATGAACCTCTTCGGGGCGTCGCTGGTGTTCGTCTGGCGCGACCCCTCCGAACGGGCACTGGACGTCGCGCTGGGCTTTGCCGCGGGCGTGATGCTCGCGGCCGCCTTTACCAGCCTCATCATCCCCGGCATCGAGGAGTACTCGGGTGGCAACCCGCTGCCGACGCTGTTCGGTGTGGCACTCGGTGCGCTCTTCCTCGACCAGGCCGACCGCTTCGTTCCCCACGCGCACTACCTGCTGACCGGCAGCAAGCGGTCGGACGCGGCCCAACCCACCGAGTCGCTCCCGGTCGACGAGGAGCGACTCACCGGCGTCGTCCTCTTCATCCTCGCCATCACGCTGCACAATATGCCGGAGGGACTGGCCGTCGGCGTCGGCTTCGGCGCGGCGGCCAGCGACCCCGCACAGCTCGGGGCGGCCGTCTCCTTGATGCTCGCCATCGGCATCCAGAACGTCCCCGAGGGGCTGGCCGTGTCGGTGGCCGCCATCAACGCCGGGCTGGACCGACGGCTGTATGCCGTCGTCGCCGGGCTGCGGTCGGGTGTCGTCGAGATTCCGCTCGCGATTCTGGGGGCTGTGGCCGTCGCCACCGTCGAACCGCTGCTCCCCTACGCGATGGGCTTTGCCGCGGGCGCGATGCTCTTTGTCATCTCCGACGAGATAATCCCCGAGACCCACCGGAGCGGTCACGAGCGGGTCGCGACGCTGGGGCTGATGGCCGGCACTATCGTCATGCTGTATCTGGATATCGCGCTGGCGGGGTGAAGAGTGCGGTTCAGGATGGCGTGACACTCGGTATCGGGCACAGATTCAATAGCGGACACACTGTGATAGTGAACCACAGCGGGTGAGATGATGTCTGAAACGGCTCCAAACGCCCCACTCCCGGATATTCCGTCCGTGGAACGGACGTTCCGGGAGGTAAACGACGTGACGCTGCACATCGTATCGGCAGGCGACCCTGCTGACCCAGTCGTCGTGCTGCTTCACGGCTTCCCTGAATTCTGGTATGCGTGGTCGGCGTATATCGAGTGGTTCGTCCAGGCCGGATATCGCGTGCTCGTCCCCGACCAACGCGGCTACAACCGGAGTGAGAAACCGGATGGCATCCGTCCCTACCGTGTGGCGACCCTCGCCGAGGATATCGTCGCCCTGCTCGCTACCGAAGCGTGTGACAGCGCCCATCTCGTCGGCCACGATTGGGGTGGCACCGTTGCGTGGCACGTCGCGCTGCGGTCGCCGGAAACTGTCGACCGACTCGGTATCGTCAATATGCCGCATCCGACCGTGTTCACCGACGCGCTCCAGTCGAATCCCAGACAACGGCAGAAAAGCCAGTACATCTGTTCGTTTCAAGAGCCGAATGCGCCGGAGAAGCGGGTCGAACAGAACCAGTTCGACACGTGGGTGTCCGTCATGAACGGCCCCTCCAGATCTGGAACGTTCAGCGAGACAGATTTCGAGCGGTATCGACAGGCGTGGGCAGAGCCCGGTGCGCCAGCAGCGATGATAAACTGGTACCGAGCACTCGTCCAGTACGACACTGAGCCACCACGGACGCAGGTGGCGCCACCGACGTTGCTCATCTGGGGTGAAAACGACCAGGCTCTCGTCCCTGAACTGGCACCAGAGAGCATGGAACTCTGTGCCCAGAGCAACCTCGAACAGTTCCCGAACGCGACCCACTGGATTCTCCATGAGTATCCCGAACGTGTCGGCGAATTACTACTGGCGCATATCGAGGCCTGACGTCCTGGACATAACTACAGTAGTCGCTCGCTACAGCCGGGGCTTTCTGGCTGTGCATACTCTGGGTCGCGTCACGAACCACTGGCTACCGAGCATGGTGAAATGCGTTTCTGTAACGCCGCAAACAGAATTATCGTTCTGCGAACATTAAGGTGGTGTCCGCACCTGGCTTCTCACATGTCACCGAAGCAGTCCCGACCGCTGGTCGTCGGCGTCGTCGGGAGCCTGAACGACGGGAGTGTCACGCGGAGAGCGACCGGCTGTGCCCTGGCGGCGGCCGCGGAACGCGGTGCCGAGACCGAACTTCTGGACCTCCGGGAGTACGACCTGCCGACCTTCGACCCGAACGCCGAGCCGCCGGCCGACGTGGCGAAACTGACCGACCGCATCGAGGCCGCCGACGCGGTCATCCTGGGGACGCCGATGTACCACGGCTCCTACAGCTCCGTGCTGAAGACGGCGCTGGATTACTGTGGCTTCGAGGAGTTCGAGGACACTACCGTGGGCCTGCTGGCCGTCGCCGGCGGCGGGTTCCCGCTGCCCGCGCTGTCGCATCTCCGGGAGGTCTGTCGGGCCTTCGAGGCCTGGGTCCTCCCGACGCAGGCCGCCGTCACCGACTCCCACAGCGTCGGCGACGAACTCCCGGAGAGCGACCGCGAGCGACTGGCCGACCTCGGCGAGGGGGCCGTCGAACACGCCGCCGTCGGGGAGCGCCCGCCCGCCGGGGCCTGTGCCGTGCCGGCAGACGACTAGTCGACCCGTTTGGTTCCCCGTGGACGACTAGTCGAACGCCGTGACCGTCGCGGACGGTTAATCGAACGCGGTCACCGTCCCCGATCCGTCGACGACGGCGACCCGTTCGGCGTCGCCAGCGGCCACTGTCACCGCCACTTCCCAGGGGTCCTCGCCCCGGACGGCGACGGCGTCGGGGTCGACGACGAAGGGGAGTTCCCAGAGCCGGCGTGCCCGCACGTCGACGCCGTTGTCGGCACAGAACCCCTGGACATCTGGGTGGCCGAGCAGGAGTGCGCCGGGCGGGACGTTGGCGTGGTAGCTACACTGCTGGCAGTCGTAGCCCACCGTCACGTCGTGGCCCCGGACCGCGACGGCCTTCTCGGGCGCGTCCGACCTGACCCACGACGCGACGTGGCCCGAGCAGACGGGGCAGACGTCGGCGCCGGCCTGGGCCCAGTTCGCCCGCGCGACGCGGTCGAAGGCCCGACCGAGTTCGTCGCCCTCGCGGTCGACGAGCCCGCCGGGGTCGAACGGATGGCGGAGGTAGCGCCGCTTGCAGTCCAGACAGGCGACCCGGCCGCCCGCGATGGTTTTGTAGCTAAAGGCCAGGTCGCCCCCGCAGTCGAGACACGACCCCGACACCGGCTCGCGGTCGACGCCGGTCTGCTGGTGGAAGGCGCCGCCCTGGACGGCGTCGACGACGCGGTGGCCGGGGTAGGTCAGCGCGTACTCTCCGCTGTCCGTCTTGGCGACGAACCGACCCTCCAGCTTCGAGAGGTGGTAGTTGAACTTCCCGCTGTCCCGTTCGCCGACCCGCTCACGGAGGGCAGAGAACGACAGCCGCCCCGCCTCGGCGTTGCCAAGCTCCCGCAGGATGGCGATGCGGAGCTCGTGGCCCACCAGTCCGAACGCGTCCTCCGGCGAGATGTCTGTTCGTTCGTTCGCGACCATACCGGCGGTGTCGGTCGGCAGACTAATAGCTGCTGCCGTCAGCGGTCGTACGGCCAGTTGGGGTCCCGGTCGAACTCGTCGGGGTCGAGGCAGGTGTCGGCCTCCTCGGGTGTGCAGGCGCCGTACTCGCGGACGTTCTCACGCGCCGTCGACAGCGAGACGTGGTTGCTGTCACCGACGTAGTCGATGTCCCTGAACTGCGTCGGGTCGTCGAGCCAGTGACAGACCGGACAGACCTCGTAGGACCCGGGTTGGCCCTCAGGCAGCGTCCGATACCCACAGCACGGACAGTACCCAAGCTCCCGCGCCGCGGGGTTGCCGGGCGTGTCGGTCGACATACGCCGTGGTATGGCACGACACATCAAAGAACTACCGGGTCGTTCAAATCCCCCGAATCGCCCGACGGCCCTCACTCCGACTGTGCGCTCTCGACCTTGTCGGCGTGTTTCTCCAGTTCGGCGGCCATCTCGCGGGCCTGGTCGGGCGAGAGGGTCACCTTGTCGGCGTGGGGCTCGACGTTGTCGACCTGGGTGTTGTCCATCTCCAGTTGCACCGAGACGTGGTCGGGATTTTTCTTCGGGGAGGTCACGTTCAGCACCGCCATCGCCTCCTCCTCGAAGCCGTGGCCCTCGACTTCGCCGTCCAGCAGGTCGAAGGTCGTGTACGCCGTGACCATCATGATTCGGTCTACCATACCCGGCCGTTCGCTCCTCGGCGTCTAAACCCCTGTGTTCGCGTCGATACTCTCGAAGCCGACGCGGTCGGCGTCGGTCCCGGCCCGGGAAATAGCCGCGTCGAGGTCGAACTCCCGGACGACCTCACCGTCCCGAACCAGCGGTTCCATGAGCGACTCGGCGTCGTCGGGGCCGTCGTGGCTGGCCAGCCCGATGTGGTGGCCGCCCTCTCTGGTCCGGTACACTGACTTCTTCCCGGTGAGTTTGCCGCGCTTGGCCGCGGGCTCGCCGTCGACTTCGACGATATCGAGCGCGAAATCCAGCGGGTCGGCGTTCGAGACGTAGCTCCCGACGCCGAAGCCGTCGGCCACGTCCCGGAGTCCGCGAAGCTCTGTGGGCCCGAGCCCGCCCGAGCAGAAGATGTCGACGTCCTCGTGGCCGTAGGCGTCCAGCGTCCATCGGACCTCGCGGACGATGTGGCGGAAGTCGCCCCGTCGCGACCCCGTCGTGTCGAGGCGGACGCCGGCGAGGTCGTCGATAGCCTCGGCCGCTCTAAGGGCCTCGTCGACCTCGTCGGAGTAGGTGTCGACCAGCGCGATTCGCGGGGTCGACTCGGGGACCGCCTCGTCGAAGGCCCGCCACGCCTGTTCCTGCTCGCCGCGACCGAAGCAAATCAGCAGCGCGTGGGGCATCGTCCCGCCCGCCTCGCGGCCGATAACGTCGCCGGCCGCGACGTTCGAGAACCCGTCCATGCCGCCCAGCAGGGCCGACCGCTCGACCATCGCGCCCAGCGAGGGGTGGACGTGCCGGGAGCCAAAGGACAGGACCGTCGAGTCCGGGGCCGCTCGACGGGCTTCGAGTGCGCGCGTCGCTATCCCCGTCGGATGCGAGAGGAAGCCAAGCAGGGCGGTTTCGAGCCGGCCGAACGCCCGATAGGGCCCCGCGATGCGCATCACGGGGCCGCCGTCGAACAGCGTCCCCTCCGGCAGGGCGTCGGCGTCGAGGTCGCGGCCCTCGAGCAGGGCCGCGGCGTCTTTCAGCCCCGCCAGCAGGTGCCACTCGCCGGTCGGGAACTGGTCGGCCGTCACCTCCGCGACCACGTCTGGATTGTGCCCGGCGTGGTCCAGCGCCTCCACCGTCCGGTCGAAGTACGCGTCGGTCGCCCGCCCCGACCTGATGGCCTCGGCCGGGATGATGTCGAAAGCCTCTGTCATTACCGCGGAGTTAGAGCGGCGATGGAAAAAGGGGGCCGGTCGGTGGCGCCGCGGTCGGCAGTCGTGGGGCCGACACGTACTGGCGGAAAATTTTCCCGCACACGCGTGAATGATTGATTATGTGGAGTCCGCCGCGGGTGTTCGGACTCATCGTCGGACTGGCGCTGCTGGTCTCCGGCGGCGTGCTGGCCGCGAGCCAGTACCACCACATCAGCGGGTACGAGTCGACGACGGCCACGGTGGAGCGCGCCCAGGTCGAGGTCGTCGCCGTCGACGCGGCGTACGCGCCGGACGTCACCTACACCTACACGGTCGACGGCACGCGCTACACCGGCGACAACGTCGCCGCCGGGACGGGCATCATCACGGGCAACCGCGAGAAACTCGAGTCCGTCCTCGCGTCGTCGGCCGGGACGACGACGGTGTACTACGACCCCGGCAACCCCGGTAACGCCCACCTGCTCCCGCGCTACAACTTCTTCCCGGGCGGGGTACTCCTGGTCTCTGGCCTGTTCGTCCTGACGGACACGCTCACGCCGAAACTGCGGTTCGTCCGCACTCTCAGCTCCCTGTTTCCCATCGACCTGCTCGAACGGATGCCCGGCGTCGAGCCACGGACGGTCGCCCACGCGCCCGACGACCCGACCGCCATACTGGAGAATCAACAGCGCTGGAGCGGCGGCGGGGAGGCGCCCATCCGGGGCGGTGCAGTCCCCGCCGTCTGGCTGCTCTGTTATCTCCTGATGGCCGACATCGCTATCGGCTACTTCTGGCTCTCTGGCTGGCCCTATGACCTCTGGGGCGTCCTGACGCCGCTCGTCGTCGTCGCCGGCGTCATGCGGCTGGGCTTTGTGACCCTGCTGGACTAGGGCCCTGTCGAACGCCTCGGTCATCGCCCGTGGGCCGGTGGAACGAGTGGGCGGGAGCGGTCGTGCGAACGAGACGCACTGTCGGAAATTTTTCCACGACAGGCACGTACGTTAGCGTATGCCGAGTCAGCCCCGTGTGCTCGGTCTCGTGGTCGCGCTGACGCTGCTGGTCTCCGGTGGCGTGCTGGCTACGGGCCAGTACTACCGACTCAGCGGGTACGAGTCGACGACGGCCACGATGGAGCGGGCCCAGGTCCAGCCCCAGTACACCGACGGGTTCGGCCCGAGCCAGACCAACGCCACCGCCGACCAGGGGGCCCAGCAGCCCGAATTCGGTCTCAGGAACGTGGTCTACAGGCCGAACGTCACGTACAGCTACACCGTCGACGGCGAGCGCTACACCGGCGAGAACGTCGCCCTCGGGACGGACATCGTCACCGACAACCGGTCGGACGCAGCCGCACTCCTCCCCGCGCGCCAGGCCGGGGCGACGACGACCGTCTACTACGACCCCGCAGACCCCGACGACGCCCACCTGCTGCATCGCTATCGCTTCTTCCCTGGTGGACTCCTGCTGGTCGCCGGACTACTCGTGTTGACGGACACGCTCACGCCGAACCTCCGCTTTGTCAGCTTTCTCACCGGCAAGATTCCCTTCGCGACGCTCGAACGGGTACCCGGCGTCGAGCGGACGGCCCTCTCCGAGTTTTCGGACGACCCGACCGCCATTCTCGACAGCCTGGACCGGTGGGAGGGGACGGAACCGTCGCCGATTCGGGCCGGCGCTAGCCCCGCCGTCTGGATGCTCTGTTACCTGTTTATCGCCGACCTCGCTATCGTCTACTTCGTGCTGTCGAGTCGCCCCTACGACCTCTGGGCCATGGTCCCATTTTTCGCCGTCGCCACGGGTGTCATGCGACTGGGGTTCCGCCGCCTGGACCCGTAGCTCGTCGTTACAGCCGTCAGTATCAGTCGCCGGCGCGGTGAATCTCGTCTAAATCGCCGACCGTCGGGCCGTTGACGATTCGGACCGTTCGGCCCTCGCGGACGATGCGGAACGCGTCGGCGAAGGGGCCGTCGGGGACGACGTAGACGTTCTCGCGAGGGTTGCGGGCGTCGTGTGTCTCGGTCAGGGCGTCACGGTAGGCGGCCGCGAACTCGACGGCGTCGCCCTCGCTGTCCCAGCGGCTCTCCCAGACGTAGCCGCCACCACCCGAGCCGTTCCGGTAGGGCACGACAGTGTCTCCGGCCCACCCCTCCGAGGGCTGGCTCACGTAGCTGTACCGGTCGGCGGTCGTCTGGTCGTTGTGGTACATCGCCGCGAAGATGGAGGCTTCCCCGACCGTGTCGCCGACCGGGTCGTGGTCGAATCGGTTCCACTCGCCGTTCGAGCGGTCGGCGACGGTCACCGAGACTGGCGTCTCGTCGGGGTAGCGCTCGGGGTGGATAATCTGCTCGGAGCTCGCAGCGTAGTCCTCGTGGAGCGCGTCGACGGCGTCCCAGCCGCCCTCGTCGTAGACGCTGTCGACGAACGCGGGGCCGCTGACGTAGGGCTGGATGATGACGGTGAACACGCCGGGGTTCGCTCGGCCGCCGCCACCGCCGCCACCACTCCCGTCGCCGGGTCGCTCGATACAGCTCCAGCGGCGCTCACACCGCTGCTCGTAGGTGTTCTGGACGTAGTTCGCTTCGCCCTCGACGACGCCGTTTCTGGCCAGCTGTGTGTCCTGTGTCTCGGGCGCGCCGCCGAGGCCGAACTGCTGGTCCTGGAGCGCGTGGACGAGTTCGTGGGCCAGCGTCCGCCGGTCGACGACCGGCGTCTCGCTCTCGCTGACGATGACGATGCGGTCCCGGCTCGGCGAGTAGTACCCCAGGACGGAGTCGCTCCGCGTGTCGCTGATGGCCTCGCTGCTCCCCGAGTTCTCGCCGACGAGCAACAGCGACTCCCACACCTGGTCGTTCCAGGGGTCCCCGCCGGCGACGCCGCTCCCACGGCCGCCCGACCGGTTGCGGTACTCGGCCCGCGAGATGACCTCGACGGGGACCGTGGATTCGAACTCACGGTCACGGACGCGCTCGATGCGAGCCATCGTCCGGGCCGTGACGGCTTCCAGTTCGCTCTCGTTGAGTCCGTCGCTCGTCGTCACGTCGACCGGGTCGTCGTACCAGTAGCCGTTCTCCCAGCCGATGGCGTCCCCGCCGCGTGGCTCCTCGGGGTGGCCGATGAAGGGTATCGAACAGCCCGCAAGCGCGAGCGCCAGGGCGAGACCAAGCGCGAGCGCCGCTCGCCTACGCATCGTACAGCTCGGTCAGCTCCGCCTCCGTTGGCGCGTTGACCACGGTGACGGTGTCGCCCTCGACGTGGACGGCGACGGCGTCGCCGAACGGACTCTCCTCGGCGATGACCCAGTTGCCGTCGGCGGTGCGTTCGCCACCCCAGTGCTGGATGACCCGCTCCCACGACGTCGCGAACGCCTCGGCCGACTGCTCGTCAGTCCAGGCCGTTCGCCAGACGTAGCCCGTCTCACCGTCCTTTGTGTACACCTGCATCCGACCGCCGTCCCAGCCACTCGTCCCCGACAGGTCGTAGTTGTAGGGGTCGGTGTCGACGGTGTCGCGGTCGCCCAGCGCGAACCGGCTGACGACCGAGGAGCTGGTGTTGTACTCGTCGACTACTGTGTAGGCCATCGTCGCGGCGATGGCCGACGGACCGACGGTGGCGTAGTCGGGCCGGTCGCGGTCGGCCGACGGCCGAACCCGCTCCCAGTCGTCGCTCGGCGGGGCCGGCAGCGTCACCTCGCGGGGCTCCCACTCGGGGTAGTCGGTCGGCGTGGTGACCTCGCGGGCCCCCTCGGGGATGTCGTCGTAGGCGTCGTTCACCGCACGCCACCCACCGCGGTCGCGGAGCTCGGCGACGAACGACGTCCCGTCGCTGTAGGGGAAGTATATCATGTAGAAGACGCCGAAATGCAGGTCACTGCTCCCACCGCCCCCGCTCGACTGGCCGACCCTGACACACGACCAGCTCGACCCACAGCGGTTCAAGTAGGCCGTCTCGACGGTCCGGGCGTCGCCCTCGATGAGGGCGTTACGGCCCTGCAGGGCATCTCGGGTGCTTGCGTTCCCCTCTAGACCGAACTGCTGGTCCTGGAGCGCGTGGACGAGTTCGTGCGAGAGGGTCTTCTCCCCGATGCGGGGCGTCTCGGAGTTCGTGACGATGACGATTTCGTCCAGCGAGGGGCTGTAGTACCCCAGGACGCTGTCGCCGAGCGTGCTCTCCTGGACCTCGATGGAACTGTCGTCCTCGCCGATGAGGAACAGCGCCTCGAACTTCGCGTTGTCGAAGGTCCGGAGCGCGTCGCCGTAGCTGCCCGAACCGCTCTGGTTCCGATATTCGGCCCGCGAGACGGTGTTGACTGACACGTTCTCCTCGAACTCCAGCCCGCGGACGTACTCGATGCGGGCCATCGACCGGTTGACGACGGCCGACAGCTCGGTGTCGTTCAGCCCGTCGGTGTTGTCCACGTCGAGTGAGTCGTTGTGCCAGTAGCCGTTCTCCCAGCCGAGCCGGTCGGTCTCGGGGTCCGGACGGACGGTCGAGGAGCCGCTCTCGTTTCGCAGTTCCAGCACTGTGGAGTCCGTCGGCTGCTCGGTCCCGTTCTCGGTCACGGTCAGTGTCTCGTCTGTCCCGGTCGGTGTCCCCTCGTCTACCCCGGCACCCAGCCCCTGACAGCCGGCCAGCAGGAGCAAAACGGCACAGCAGACGGCCCCAAACTCACGTCGCATTAGCGGACTCTTGGGGGGCACGGTGAAAAGTTACACGCCCGAAGCTTACGTAGGGGCCCCGACCGAAGAGACAGATATGCAACTGGACCCAAAGCAGACAGCTCTCGTGGTCGTCGATATGCAGAACGGCTTCTGTCACCCGGAGGGGAGCCTCTACGCACCGGACAGCGAAGCTGCCATCGAGCCCGTCGCAGGACTGGTCGAGCGGGCCAGAGACGCCGGCGCGAGTGTCGTCTTCACCCGCGACGTCCACCCGCCCGAGCAGTTCGAGGACGCCCACTACTACGACGAGTTCGACCGCTGGGGCGAGCACGTCCTCGAGGGCTCCTGGGAGGCACAAGTCGTCGAGGAGCTGTCCCCCCGCGAGGACGAACTGGTCGTCGAGAAACACACCTACGACGCGTTCCACGAGACGCAACTCGACGGCTGGCTCTCCGCCCGTGGCGTCAAGGACCTGCTCATCTGCGGGACGCTCGCGAACGTCTGCGTGTTGCATACGGCCTCCAGCGCCGGCCTGCGGGACTACCGCCCTATCCTCGTCGAGGACGCTATCGGCTTCATCGAGGAAGAACACCACGAGTACGCCACCGACCACGCCGACTGGCTGTTCGGCGAAGTGACCGAGCGCAGCGAGATCACGTTCGCCTGAGATGGGCGACCCGGTCCGTGGCGAGGTCGGCGAGGTCGACGGCGGTCCGGAGTACGAGGCCCACCGCGAGCGCTACGGCGACGACTGACGCTCGACGGTCACCTCGACCCGCTCGCCCACCGTCAGGTCCACGCCCTCGCCTACCAGCTTCACACCGGCAGTCTCGCGCGAACAGAACAGCGCCACGCCGGTGACGGGCTCGCCGTTGGCCAGCACCGTGATGTCGTCCCACGTGACCGTCCGTCCATCGGCGACGCCGACGCGCTGGCCCGCCAGGTGTGCCGTCCCGTTCTCGCCCCCGAGCGCGC is part of the Haloarcula salinisoli genome and encodes:
- a CDS encoding DUF3592 domain-containing protein, which encodes MPSQPRVLGLVVALTLLVSGGVLATGQYYRLSGYESTTATMERAQVQPQYTDGFGPSQTNATADQGAQQPEFGLRNVVYRPNVTYSYTVDGERYTGENVALGTDIVTDNRSDAAALLPARQAGATTTVYYDPADPDDAHLLHRYRFFPGGLLLVAGLLVLTDTLTPNLRFVSFLTGKIPFATLERVPGVERTALSEFSDDPTAILDSLDRWEGTEPSPIRAGASPAVWMLCYLFIADLAIVYFVLSSRPYDLWAMVPFFAVATGVMRLGFRRLDP
- a CDS encoding DUF3592 domain-containing protein, whose protein sequence is MWSPPRVFGLIVGLALLVSGGVLAASQYHHISGYESTTATVERAQVEVVAVDAAYAPDVTYTYTVDGTRYTGDNVAAGTGIITGNREKLESVLASSAGTTTVYYDPGNPGNAHLLPRYNFFPGGVLLVSGLFVLTDTLTPKLRFVRTLSSLFPIDLLERMPGVEPRTVAHAPDDPTAILENQQRWSGGGEAPIRGGAVPAVWLLCYLLMADIAIGYFWLSGWPYDLWGVLTPLVVVAGVMRLGFVTLLD
- a CDS encoding Hvo_1808 family surface protein; this translates as MRREFGAVCCAVLLLLAGCQGLGAGVDEGTPTGTDETLTVTENGTEQPTDSTVLELRNESGSSTVRPDPETDRLGWENGYWHNDSLDVDNTDGLNDTELSAVVNRSMARIEYVRGLEFEENVSVNTVSRAEYRNQSGSGSYGDALRTFDNAKFEALFLIGEDDSSIEVQESTLGDSVLGYYSPSLDEIVIVTNSETPRIGEKTLSHELVHALQDQQFGLEGNASTRDALQGRNALIEGDARTVETAYLNRCGSSWSCVRVGQSSGGGGSSDLHFGVFYMIYFPYSDGTSFVAELRDRGGWRAVNDAYDDIPEGAREVTTPTDYPEWEPREVTLPAPPSDDWERVRPSADRDRPDYATVGPSAIAATMAYTVVDEYNTSSSVVSRFALGDRDTVDTDPYNYDLSGTSGWDGGRMQVYTKDGETGYVWRTAWTDEQSAEAFATSWERVIQHWGGERTADGNWVIAEESPFGDAVAVHVEGDTVTVVNAPTEAELTELYDA
- a CDS encoding nicotinate phosphoribosyltransferase; the encoded protein is MTEAFDIIPAEAIRSGRATDAYFDRTVEALDHAGHNPDVVAEVTADQFPTGEWHLLAGLKDAAALLEGRDLDADALPEGTLFDGGPVMRIAGPYRAFGRLETALLGFLSHPTGIATRALEARRAAPDSTVLSFGSRHVHPSLGAMVERSALLGGMDGFSNVAAGDVIGREAGGTMPHALLICFGRGEQEQAWRAFDEAVPESTPRIALVDTYSDEVDEALRAAEAIDDLAGVRLDTTGSRRGDFRHIVREVRWTLDAYGHEDVDIFCSGGLGPTELRGLRDVADGFGVGSYVSNADPLDFALDIVEVDGEPAAKRGKLTGKKSVYRTREGGHHIGLASHDGPDDAESLMEPLVRDGEVVREFDLDAAISRAGTDADRVGFESIDANTGV
- a CDS encoding Hvo_1808 family surface protein, producing MRRRAALALGLALALALAGCSIPFIGHPEEPRGGDAIGWENGYWYDDPVDVTTSDGLNESELEAVTARTMARIERVRDREFESTVPVEVISRAEYRNRSGGRGSGVAGGDPWNDQVWESLLLVGENSGSSEAISDTRSDSVLGYYSPSRDRIVIVSESETPVVDRRTLAHELVHALQDQQFGLGGAPETQDTQLARNGVVEGEANYVQNTYEQRCERRWSCIERPGDGSGGGGGGGRANPGVFTVIIQPYVSGPAFVDSVYDEGGWDAVDALHEDYAASSEQIIHPERYPDETPVSVTVADRSNGEWNRFDHDPVGDTVGEASIFAAMYHNDQTTADRYSYVSQPSEGWAGDTVVPYRNGSGGGGYVWESRWDSEGDAVEFAAAYRDALTETHDARNPRENVYVVPDGPFADAFRIVREGRTVRIVNGPTVGDLDEIHRAGD
- a CDS encoding cysteine hydrolase family protein gives rise to the protein MQLDPKQTALVVVDMQNGFCHPEGSLYAPDSEAAIEPVAGLVERARDAGASVVFTRDVHPPEQFEDAHYYDEFDRWGEHVLEGSWEAQVVEELSPREDELVVEKHTYDAFHETQLDGWLSARGVKDLLICGTLANVCVLHTASSAGLRDYRPILVEDAIGFIEEEHHEYATDHADWLFGEVTERSEITFA